A window of the Lactuca sativa cultivar Salinas chromosome 7, Lsat_Salinas_v11, whole genome shotgun sequence genome harbors these coding sequences:
- the LOC111905786 gene encoding protein arginine N-methyltransferase 1.1, giving the protein MTEAIPSKVMFPYEDADETLEEAATASSNLEEDSAMCEPEDASVAGGDKTSADYYFDSYSHFGIHEEMLKDVVRTKTYQNVIYKNKFLFKDKIVLDVGAGTGILSLFCAKAGAKHVYAIECSQMADMAKEIVKANGFSDVITVLKGKVEEIDLPVPQVDIIISEWMGYFLLYENMLNTVLYARDKWLVKNGIVLPDNASLHLTAIEDAEYKEDKIEFWNNVYGFDMSCIRKQSMMEPLVDTVDQNQIVTNSQLLKTMNISKMTSGDASFTAPFKLVAERDDYIHALVAYFDVSFSVCHKMTGFSTGPRSRNTHWKQTVLYLEDVLTICQGEFVVGTMTVTQNKKNPRDVDITLKYTLNGRRCNVSKTQQYKMR; this is encoded by the exons ATGACCGAAGCCATTCCATCAAAGGTCATGTTTCCGTACGAAGACGCAGATGAAACCTTAGAAGAAGCAGCCACCGCCAGCTCCAACTTGGAGGAGGACTCCGCCATGTGCGAGCCCGAGGATGCTTCGGTGGCTGGTGGCGATAAGACCAGTGCTGATTATTACTTCGATTCCTACTCCCATTTCG GTATTCATGAGGAAATGCTGAAGGATGTGGTGAGAACCAAGACTTACCAGAATGTTATTTACAAGAACAAGTTTTTATTCAAGGACAAGATTGTTCTTGATGTTGGAGCTGGAACAGGAATACTATCCCTCTTCTGTGCAAAAGCTGGAGCAAAACATGTTTATGCT ATTGAGTGCTCACAAATGGCTGACATGGCAAAAGAGATTGTTAAAGCAAATGGTTTTTCAGATG TTATAACTGTATTGAAGGGAAAAGTTGAGGAAATTGACCTTCCTGTCCCTCAAGTGGATATTATAATTTCAGAATGGATGGGGTACTTTTTGTTATATGAGAACATGTTAAATACAGTTTTGTATGCTCGTGATAAATGGCTG GTTAAGAATGGAATTGTGCTACCTGATAACGCATCTCTCCATCTCACAGCAATTGAGGATGCAGAGTACAAAGAAGACAAGATTGAAT TTTGGAACAATGTATATGGATTCGACATGAGTTGTATCAGGAAGCAATCAATGATGGAACCTCTTGTTGACACAGTTGACCAAAATCAAATTGTAACAAATTCTCAGTTACTTAAG ACAATGAACATTTCCAAAATGACATCAGGGGATGCATCATTTACAGCTCCTTTCAAGCTTGTGGCTGAACGTGATGATTACATTCATGCCCTTGTGGCATACTTTGATGTCTCCTTTAGCGTGTGTCACAAAATGACAGGCTTCTCTACAG GGCCAAGGTCAAGAAACACACATTGGAAACAAACGGTTTTATATCTTGAAGATGTGTTGACTATTTGTCAAGGAGAGTTTGTTGTCGGGACAATGACAGTCACACAAAACAAGAAAAACCCGAGAGATGTCGACATCACTCTCAAGTACACGTTAAATGGACGTCGTTGTAATGTCTCAAAAACCCAACAATATAAAATGCGTTGA